In a genomic window of Polyodon spathula isolate WHYD16114869_AA chromosome 21, ASM1765450v1, whole genome shotgun sequence:
- the terb1 gene encoding telomere repeats-binding bouquet formation protein 1 yields the protein MKTDLNLLLGCLKYQMDSPASQKQALVTICSICQQNGDISDYFREIGGLLFVYNLAQSSQHSEVKETALFTLGALAESNIFCQQVLCSSELFTEVGMSLSQNSPLNLKRVAVYVVLVLVSNNKYGQSLVKTTGCIDILLDLLRTSFPFSDENRRNENITQGYQLWSSVSSALCACVNNPQNEENQRICTTAFPFLKEWLQKCIRKEITQPICSFVGLTVANNSYSQDCFATVCGLDTLAQVFVKLVDESSRNPLSVELAVVVTKTLCACIADNVPLATGLWKYHIVPKLLTLLSCSWLDSGGRLCIILAIGYCTEACETHQFQLLENGGLPQMIQFLSQSPDEELNKAATFVLQSCKQITEKLSLGLSDHSRDKRNTPTTQGTSHTNLESYWRSAKEMLKKIDLIEKQHTKEMYRSFEEEPSNTRESFQADAHSRANSFVNKRLTQMMEGIRKDFSKSSCGESSDEPPVRKVKGGGAKRDLLFQVDRTRIANAEHTPSQAILEDKGTFRGSRRETDEQTDRTRYDALADRVKRQIFSVNNELQGTIEQHAVPVQQQQAKTAHTRGVNDEPCAGAACLREPAGHQGTTHNTLKRSRNPSISLPAAGRSWSLSSERAKGKRANDGELSLPDTVAERPVVFKCPAPVNTNKKKQAHLAASKRDDMAVCSEILDYEINNILNTPASSVKQKAFRCSGCVTGVSPVNSRNLCHILRSCPYKCDRHRVLLETEDRYKMEVMKSLNYKRNSLAFSRSRNLDILLTPVRKGSLFKNSTSRTYDSYQRAERFILTPVRKPQISKLEVPSRSQNGISSPLKPTAATPKSSGVCRRTDHRDCSSVDNYQEREEAEKKDVFSFNDAEDSEPETKEERKERKTQNQKPKRRERKDFSREEVEYLLDGVKKLGTCWNSILWSYPFQTGRTNVDLAKKYRKLAGASQFFKK from the exons ATGAAGACTGACTTGAATTTGCTTCTGGGATGTCTTAAGTATCAAATGGATTCCCCAGCATCCCAAAAACAAGCCCTGGTCACCATCTGTTCCATCTGTCAACAAAACG GTGATATCAGTGATTACTTTCGGGAGATCGGTGGCCTGCTGTTTGTTTATAACCTCGCCCAGTCCAGTCAGCATTCTGAAGTGAAGGAGACAGCCCTCTTCACGTTAGGAGCGTTAGCTGAGAGTAATA TCTTTTGCCAGCAGGTATTGTGCAGTTCAGAATTGTTTACAGAAGTAGGCATGTCACTTTCACAGAATTCGCCATTGAATTTGAAAAGGGTGGCAGTGTATGTGGTGTTGGTACTGGTCTCCAATAACA aatatGGACAATCACTTGTTAAAACAACAGGGTGCATTGATATTCTTCTTGACTTACTCAG AACCAGTTTTCCATTCTCAGATGAGAACAGGAGAAATGAAAATATTACCCAGGGCTATCAGCTGTGGTCATCTGTCTCAAGTGCTCTTTGTGCGTGTGTCAACAACCCCCAAAATG AAGAGAATCAACGGATATGCACAACTGCctttccatttttaaaagaatggctgcagaaatGCATTCGGAAAGAAATAACACAGCCTATTTGTTCATTTGTCGGACTGACAGTTGCAAATAATT CCTATTCTCAGGACTGCTTTGCTACAGTCTGTGGTTTGGATACCCTGGCTCAGGTTTTTGTTAAACTGGTTGATGAATCCAGCAGAAACCCGTTGTCTGTCGAGCTTGCAGTGGTGGTGACAAAGACCCTGTGTGCCTGTATTGCTGATAATG TTCCCCTCGCAACTGGTCTCTGGAAATATCATATTGTTCCAAAGCTTCTGACATTGCTGTCATGCAGTTGGCTGGATTCAGGTGGCAGGTTATGCATCATACTCGCTATAGGATATTGCACAGAGGCCTGTG agacGCACCAGTTTCAATTACTAGAGAATGGTGGTCTTCCACAGATGATTCAGTTTCTCTCACAATCTCCAGATGAAGAATTAAACAAAGCTGCCACTTTTGTGCTACAAAGCTGCAAACAAATCA cTGAAAAACTGTCACTTGGTCTGAGTGACCATTCAAGGGATAAGAGAAATACACCCACAACGCAAGGCACATCCCACACTAATTTGGAAAGCTACTGGAGGTCAGCAAAAGAAATGCTAAAGAAAATTGATTTGATAGAGAAGCAGCATACTAAG GAAATGTACAGAAGCTTTGAAGAAGAACCTAGTAATACAAGAGAGAGTTTTCAAGCAGATGCCCACAGCAGGGCCAATTCCTTTGTAAACAAAAGACTGACCCAAATGATGGAAGGGATAAGGAAGGACTTCTCTAAAAGTTCTTGTGGCGAGTCCTCTGATGAGCCACCTGTCAGAAAGGTAAAAGGAGGGGGAGCTAAGAGAGACCTTCTGTTTCAGGTTGACAGAACAAGGATAGCGAATGCAGAACACACCCCAAGTCAAGCTATATTGGAAGACAAAGGGACGTTTCGGGGAAGCAGGAGAGAGActgatgaacagacagacagaaccaGATACGATGCCCTTGCG GACCGAGTAAAGAGGCAAATATTCAGTGTTAACAATGAACTCCAAGGCACAATTGAACAACATGCAGTAcctgtgcagcagcagcaagcaaagACTGCACACACCAGAGGAGTGAATGATGAGCCATGTGCTGGAGCTGCCTGCCTTAGAGAGCCTGCAGGTCATCAGGGTACCACGCATAACACCTTGAAGAGAAGCAGGAACCCTTCCATTTCACTGCCTGCAGCAGGCCGGTCTTGGAGCCTGTCTTCGGAAAGAGCCAAGGGAAAGAGAGCGAATGATGGAGAATTGAGCCTCCCTGATACAGTAGCAGAAAG GCCAGTTGTTTTCAAATGTCCAGCCCCAGTTAACACGAACAAGAAAAAACAGGCTCATTTAGCTGCATCTAAAAGAG ATGACATGGCAGTGTGTTCCGAGATCCTTGATTATGAAATCAACAACATCCTGAACACGCCGGCTTCATCAGTTAAACAAAAGGCCTTTAGGTGTTCAG GATGTGTGACAGGTGTGTCCCCTGTGAACAGTAGGAATTTGTGCCATATCCTCCGTTCTTGCCCTTACAAATGTGACAGGCACAGGGTACTCCTGGAAACCGAGGACAGGTATAAAATGGAGGTTATGAAGTCCCTAAATTATAagagaaacagcctggctttcAGCAGAAGTAGGAATTTAG ATATCCTGCTGACGCCAGTACGAAAAGGATCGTTGTTCAAGAATTCCACTAGCCGCACATACGATTCATACCAAAGAGCTGAGA GATTTATTTTGACTCCAGTAAGGAAACCTCAGATTAGCAAATTGGAGGTACCTAGCAGATCACAGAATGGCATTTCATCACCTTTGAAACCTACAGCAGCAACTCCCAAGTCAAGTG GTGTATGTCGCAGGACAGACCACAGGGACTGCTCAAGCGTTGATAATTACCAAGAAAGAGAagaggcagaaaaaaaagatgttttctcCTTTAAT GATGCTGAAGACTCAGAACCAGAAACCAAAGAGGAGAGAAAGGAAAGGAAAACTCAGAACCAGAAACCAAAGAGGAGAGAAAGGAAAGACTTCAGCAGGGAGGAAGTGGAGTATCTGCTCGACGGAGTGAAGAAACTTGGCACTTGCTGGAATTCAATCTTGTGGTCTTACCCCTTTCAAACGGGAAGAACCAATGTAGACTTGGCAAAAAAGTACAGAAAACTTGCAGGTGCTtcacaattctttaaaaaataa
- the LOC121296320 gene encoding NEDD8-activating enzyme E1 regulatory subunit-like isoform X1, translating into MFGESARALCKRKRNEFKSGSVAMASVDKGKSTKKQKYDRQLRLWGDHGQDALENAHVCLINACATGTEILKNLVLPAFTIVDGHKVSGDDAGNNFFLTKSSIGRNRAQAATELLQELNNDVSGNFVEESPDKLLDNDPDFFCRFSLVIAVHLPESTILCLAAFLWGAGVPLLVCRTYGLIGYMRLVVKEHTVVESHPDNALENLRLDHPFPELKKHIQSYALENMEKRDHSHTPWIIVMAKYLEKWRSEHNSRCLRAIQKKKLFENLFDKEFVKMRVENFDEAIKNVNTALNPTNISSGVDELLQDENSKNIKAQVFINQVEEDIGKLKSCVNSLLQENGLVVNVKDDYIHEFCR; encoded by the exons ATGTTTGGCGAATCTGCTCGAGCCTTGTGCAAGAGGAAGAGGAACGAGTTTAAATCGGGTAGCGTAGCTATGGCAAGCGTCGACAAAGGAAAATCAACTAAAAAGCAGAAATACGACAGACAGCTCAG ATTATGGGGTGATCATGGCCAGGATGCGCTGGAAAATGCCCACGTTTGTCTGATCAACGCTTGTGCAACAGGGACAGAAATACTGAAGAATCTGGTACTTCCAG CATTCACCATTGTGGATGGTCATAAAGTCAGTGGAGACGATGCTGGAAATAA CTTCTTTCTTACTAAGAGCAGCATTGGCAGG AATCGGGCTCAGGCTGCCACAGAACTATTACAGGAGCTCAACAACGATGTGTCTGGAAATTTTGTGGAGGAG AGTCCGGATAAGCTCTTGGACAACGACCCTGACTTTTTCTGTAGGTTTAGCTTGGTGATTGCAGTTCACTTACCTGAAAG TACAATATTGTGTTTAGCTGCTTTTTTGTGGGGTGCTGGAGTGCCACTTCTGGTCTGCAGGACGTATGGGCTCATTGGGTATATGAGACTGGTGGTGAAAGAGCACACAG TCGTAGAATCCCACCCAGACAATGCACTTGAGAATCTAAGGCTGGATCATCCATTTCCAGAACTCAAAAAGCACATTCAGTCATATGCCTTGGAAAATATGGAAAAAAGG GATCATAGCCATACGCCTTGGATCATCGTGATGGCGAAGTATCTGGAAAAATGGCGCAGTGAG CACAATAGCAGATGCCTAAGAGCTATACAGAAAAAGAAGCTTTTCGAGAACTTATTTGACAAG gaaTTCGTAAAAATGAGAGTGGAGAATTTTGATGAAGCCATAAAAAATGTCAACACTGCTTTGAACCCTACAAAT atttcAAGTGGAGTTGACGAACTCTTGCAGGATGAGAACAGTAAAAACATCAAAGCCCAG GTGTTTATAAACCAAGTTGAAGAAGACATTGGGAAGCTCAAGTCTTGTGTGAACAGTCTTCTTCAAGAGAATGGCCTTGTTGTAAATGTAAAAGACGATTACATCCATGAATT CTGTCGTTAA
- the LOC121296320 gene encoding NEDD8-activating enzyme E1 regulatory subunit-like isoform X2: MFGESARALCKRKRNEFKSGSVAMASVDKGKSTKKQKYDRQLRLWGDHGQDALENAHVCLINACATGTEILKNLVLPAFTIVDGHKVSGDDAGNNFFLTKSSIGRNRAQAATELLQELNNDVSGNFVEESPDKLLDNDPDFFCRFSLVIAVHLPESTILCLAAFLWGAGVPLLVCRTYGLIGYMRLVVKEHTVVESHPDNALENLRLDHPFPELKKHIQSYALENMEKRDHSHTPWIIVMAKYLEKWRSEHNSRCLRAIQKKKLFENLFDKISSGVDELLQDENSKNIKAQVFINQVEEDIGKLKSCVNSLLQENGLVVNVKDDYIHEFCR; this comes from the exons ATGTTTGGCGAATCTGCTCGAGCCTTGTGCAAGAGGAAGAGGAACGAGTTTAAATCGGGTAGCGTAGCTATGGCAAGCGTCGACAAAGGAAAATCAACTAAAAAGCAGAAATACGACAGACAGCTCAG ATTATGGGGTGATCATGGCCAGGATGCGCTGGAAAATGCCCACGTTTGTCTGATCAACGCTTGTGCAACAGGGACAGAAATACTGAAGAATCTGGTACTTCCAG CATTCACCATTGTGGATGGTCATAAAGTCAGTGGAGACGATGCTGGAAATAA CTTCTTTCTTACTAAGAGCAGCATTGGCAGG AATCGGGCTCAGGCTGCCACAGAACTATTACAGGAGCTCAACAACGATGTGTCTGGAAATTTTGTGGAGGAG AGTCCGGATAAGCTCTTGGACAACGACCCTGACTTTTTCTGTAGGTTTAGCTTGGTGATTGCAGTTCACTTACCTGAAAG TACAATATTGTGTTTAGCTGCTTTTTTGTGGGGTGCTGGAGTGCCACTTCTGGTCTGCAGGACGTATGGGCTCATTGGGTATATGAGACTGGTGGTGAAAGAGCACACAG TCGTAGAATCCCACCCAGACAATGCACTTGAGAATCTAAGGCTGGATCATCCATTTCCAGAACTCAAAAAGCACATTCAGTCATATGCCTTGGAAAATATGGAAAAAAGG GATCATAGCCATACGCCTTGGATCATCGTGATGGCGAAGTATCTGGAAAAATGGCGCAGTGAG CACAATAGCAGATGCCTAAGAGCTATACAGAAAAAGAAGCTTTTCGAGAACTTATTTGACAAG atttcAAGTGGAGTTGACGAACTCTTGCAGGATGAGAACAGTAAAAACATCAAAGCCCAG GTGTTTATAAACCAAGTTGAAGAAGACATTGGGAAGCTCAAGTCTTGTGTGAACAGTCTTCTTCAAGAGAATGGCCTTGTTGTAAATGTAAAAGACGATTACATCCATGAATT CTGTCGTTAA